A genomic region of bacterium contains the following coding sequences:
- a CDS encoding glycosyltransferase family 9 protein codes for MERPQALVLAAGSLGDCILTLPALQVLEKLTQVTVAGTSPYLQLGSLLGPHLSAVPLEPLLQKLYAGQDLVPSFPSGCRDLFLFFKDQDPRLMAVLKGQTDIRVHSPSKSFEEFLKEGRWAGDFWLETVLGPGRPIDEKMRDGRFKLPPEFYERGLQVCRTLGVPAAALKGPFVIHPGSGSRQKNAPLSFFREAAQKISSETDKEILVLWGEAEQDWVGEIRQAFQDIPRVTVLREPLPLPDAAAALAVSCGYMGNDSGITHLASACGAKTFALFNSTDAKVWGPQANFIILSALKGSLA; via the coding sequence ATGGAACGACCTCAGGCCCTGGTCCTGGCCGCCGGAAGCCTCGGCGATTGCATCTTGACCCTCCCCGCGCTTCAAGTCCTGGAGAAGCTGACCCAAGTGACCGTGGCGGGGACTTCCCCTTACCTCCAGTTGGGAAGCCTCCTGGGTCCCCATCTCTCGGCCGTCCCCCTGGAACCTTTGCTTCAAAAACTCTACGCGGGCCAAGATCTTGTCCCATCCTTTCCATCCGGATGCCGGGACCTCTTCCTCTTCTTCAAGGACCAGGACCCCAGGTTGATGGCCGTTCTCAAGGGGCAAACCGATATCCGGGTCCATTCCCCCTCCAAGAGCTTTGAAGAATTCCTCAAGGAAGGACGCTGGGCCGGGGACTTTTGGCTGGAGACGGTCCTGGGTCCGGGGCGGCCCATCGATGAAAAGATGCGGGATGGGCGTTTCAAACTTCCACCCGAATTCTACGAAAGGGGCCTTCAAGTCTGCCGAACGCTGGGTGTCCCGGCGGCCGCGTTGAAAGGACCTTTCGTCATCCATCCCGGCAGCGGGAGCCGGCAAAAGAACGCCCCCCTTTCCTTCTTTCGGGAAGCGGCCCAGAAGATCTCCTCCGAGACCGACAAGGAGATCCTGGTCCTTTGGGGCGAGGCCGAACAGGACTGGGTCGGCGAGATCCGGCAGGCCTTCCAGGACATCCCCCGGGTGACGGTCCTACGGGAGCCTTTGCCCCTCCCGGACGCCGCGGCGGCCTTGGCCGTCTCCTGCGGCTACATGGGCAACGACAGCGGCATCACCCACCTGGCCTCCGCCTGCGGGGCCAAGACCTTCGCCCTCTTCAACAGCACCGACGCCAAGGTCTGGGGACCCCAAGCAAACTTCATTATTCTTTCAGCCCTAAAAGGAAGCCTTGCCTAG
- a CDS encoding CIA30 family protein, protein MRTMKLRTFLLLSLLGLSAGASAQTLPATITLNAAVTTASFVPVSLFGNNMAYWVTNTNNQAVMPQVQAAGNYFLRYPGGSSSDDYHWNGTGSFDANGYWVPSGTSWTYGWVAREKFRGTTSSYGTASNVADGNNATTWMSNVNTDFPDKQWVEFDLPSSSTVNSVTLVWGTPYAASFKVQYWALTGWPPPYQSSPESNWITTSSGTVAGSGGTQGITFTGVAAQYFRVLMTASSAGVSGAYALAEARLYNGASQVSVNNPSSTVQTQVEVSSTDPAGTLQYTTNPPGSTDFESFMGAVTAMSPPGVPMITVNFGTGTASEAASWVHYANVVKGYGIKYWQVGNETEGNWETGGPINTQDYVRRYIQYYDAMKAEDPSIIVTGPVAGGFNGSSNLYDGKTVVQDFIALLHAQGKDSYINAIDFHWYPRFGTFTNASGLDSTSTIDTYPATLSTWMAGVPGASSIPVIMSEYNIDVSDQNFELQLAEGLWVADALGHFIKGFGSRGHTNLWDVLNGGSGTVSAGGGDLGYLNVQNDAYQYQPHASYWAMKMMATQWAIPADTNTHQLISTGNSIPASLFGAYADYRPDGILSLVVVNKSPTNSYNTWITGIPFTPNSSATGYTFNSSNYQWQTGSLPYHAAPDTAPSTVTFTGVASSFPVTFQPYSITVLQFTNSGAPTNTPTITPTITATPTITSTPNYGPTTLVDDFEDQARNGTSPARTNLWNGTWGTYLDSDGSSVSIQYGVGPGAAGTTYAVKFAGTIVASNGSNNPYSGYSSTLSAGWPPTAYDLSGSGILGLQFWIYGDGHTYRMMVDNQSVTDFDNYGYNLTPPAGVWTFYQIPFTSMTRQGWGGQTGLPATESGTDINAIQFATSFTGASFSVQLDQIAFYSAAGIVTPTFTPTRTPTRTATNSPTTTPSATPTDSPSLTPTSTPTLTPTLTSTPTDSPTLSPTPSGTWFTDTPTDTATSTATFTPTSTPSSTLTPTPTRTSTLTSTATATPSRTFTPTATASFTPTASSTSTLTPTWTFTPTVTPTPTATVPGNLTGILFPNPILQGTQVQFYYNLPAAVDEVKVKVFTSAFRKIFEGTGPSIQPGTYLYSWDWSARGLDLANGLYYLVVTAKTGGKETRKVMKLLVLR, encoded by the coding sequence ATGCGGACCATGAAGTTGCGGACCTTTCTCCTCTTATCATTGCTGGGTCTTTCGGCCGGTGCCTCGGCCCAGACCCTGCCGGCCACCATCACCCTCAACGCGGCCGTGACCACCGCCTCCTTCGTTCCCGTCAGCCTTTTCGGGAACAACATGGCCTACTGGGTCACCAACACCAACAACCAGGCGGTGATGCCCCAGGTGCAAGCGGCGGGGAACTATTTCCTCCGTTACCCGGGCGGTTCCTCCTCGGACGATTACCATTGGAACGGGACCGGTTCCTTCGACGCCAACGGCTATTGGGTGCCCAGCGGCACCTCCTGGACCTATGGTTGGGTCGCCCGGGAAAAGTTCCGGGGCACCACCTCCAGCTACGGGACCGCTTCCAACGTGGCGGACGGGAACAACGCCACCACTTGGATGTCGAACGTCAACACCGACTTCCCGGACAAACAATGGGTCGAGTTCGATCTTCCTTCCTCCTCCACGGTCAATTCGGTGACCCTGGTCTGGGGGACCCCCTATGCCGCCTCCTTCAAGGTGCAATATTGGGCCCTGACCGGATGGCCTCCTCCCTACCAGAGCTCTCCCGAGAGCAACTGGATCACCACCTCCTCGGGCACCGTGGCGGGCTCGGGCGGTACCCAGGGGATCACCTTCACGGGCGTCGCGGCCCAATACTTCCGCGTCCTCATGACGGCCAGTTCCGCCGGGGTGAGCGGGGCCTACGCGCTGGCCGAGGCGAGGCTCTATAACGGGGCTTCCCAGGTCTCGGTGAACAATCCCTCCTCGACCGTCCAGACCCAGGTGGAGGTCTCCAGCACCGATCCGGCCGGAACGCTTCAATACACCACCAATCCCCCCGGCAGCACCGACTTCGAATCCTTCATGGGCGCCGTGACCGCCATGAGCCCCCCGGGAGTGCCCATGATCACGGTCAATTTCGGCACCGGGACCGCGTCGGAAGCCGCTTCTTGGGTCCACTACGCCAACGTGGTGAAGGGTTACGGCATCAAGTATTGGCAGGTGGGGAACGAGACGGAGGGGAACTGGGAGACGGGCGGGCCCATCAATACCCAGGACTATGTCCGGCGCTACATCCAGTATTACGACGCCATGAAGGCGGAGGACCCCTCGATCATCGTGACGGGGCCGGTGGCCGGAGGGTTCAACGGATCCTCCAACCTCTATGACGGCAAGACCGTCGTGCAGGACTTCATCGCCCTGCTCCACGCCCAAGGCAAGGACAGCTACATCAACGCCATCGACTTCCATTGGTATCCCCGGTTCGGCACCTTCACCAATGCCTCGGGCCTGGACAGCACCTCGACCATCGACACCTATCCGGCGACCCTTTCCACCTGGATGGCGGGAGTGCCCGGCGCTTCCAGCATCCCGGTCATCATGAGCGAATACAACATCGACGTCAGCGACCAGAACTTCGAGCTCCAACTGGCGGAAGGGCTCTGGGTGGCGGATGCCCTGGGCCATTTCATCAAGGGTTTCGGGAGCCGGGGTCACACCAACCTCTGGGACGTCCTGAACGGGGGAAGCGGGACCGTGAGCGCGGGCGGTGGCGACCTGGGGTACCTCAACGTGCAGAACGACGCCTACCAATACCAGCCCCACGCCAGCTACTGGGCCATGAAGATGATGGCGACCCAATGGGCCATCCCGGCGGACACCAATACCCACCAACTCATCTCCACGGGGAACAGCATCCCCGCCTCGCTGTTCGGAGCCTATGCGGATTACCGGCCCGACGGCATCCTTTCCCTGGTCGTGGTGAACAAGAGCCCGACCAACTCCTACAACACCTGGATCACGGGCATCCCCTTCACCCCCAATTCCAGCGCCACGGGCTATACCTTCAACTCCTCCAACTACCAATGGCAGACCGGCTCGTTGCCCTACCACGCGGCCCCGGACACCGCGCCTTCCACCGTCACCTTCACCGGGGTCGCCTCCTCCTTCCCCGTCACCTTCCAGCCCTATTCCATCACGGTCCTGCAATTCACCAATTCGGGCGCGCCCACCAATACCCCCACTATCACCCCGACCATCACGGCGACTCCGACCATCACCTCCACCCCCAATTACGGTCCCACGACCTTGGTCGATGATTTCGAGGATCAGGCCCGGAACGGGACCTCGCCTGCCCGCACGAACCTTTGGAACGGGACCTGGGGAACCTACCTGGACAGCGATGGGAGCTCGGTCTCGATCCAATACGGCGTGGGCCCCGGGGCCGCCGGGACCACCTACGCGGTGAAATTCGCCGGCACCATCGTGGCCAGCAACGGCTCCAACAACCCCTATTCGGGCTACAGCAGCACCCTGAGCGCCGGATGGCCCCCGACGGCCTACGATCTGAGCGGGTCCGGCATCCTGGGCCTCCAGTTCTGGATCTACGGCGACGGCCATACCTATCGCATGATGGTGGACAACCAGTCGGTGACCGACTTCGATAATTATGGTTACAACTTGACCCCTCCGGCGGGTGTCTGGACCTTCTACCAGATCCCCTTCACCAGCATGACCCGCCAGGGGTGGGGCGGGCAGACCGGACTGCCGGCCACGGAGAGCGGGACCGATATCAACGCCATCCAGTTCGCCACCTCCTTCACCGGGGCCAGCTTCAGCGTCCAATTGGACCAGATCGCTTTCTACAGCGCCGCGGGCATCGTGACCCCCACCTTCACCCCGACCCGCACTCCCACCCGGACGGCGACGAATAGCCCCACGACCACGCCCTCGGCGACCCCGACCGACAGCCCGAGCCTGACCCCGACCTCCACGCCGACCCTGACCCCGACCCTGACTTCCACTCCCACGGATAGTCCCACCTTGAGCCCGACCCCCTCGGGGACCTGGTTCACGGATACCCCCACCGACACGGCCACTTCCACGGCGACCTTCACTCCCACCTCCACGCCCTCCTCCACCCTGACCCCGACACCGACCCGAACCTCCACCCTCACCTCCACCGCCACGGCGACGCCCAGCCGCACCTTCACTCCTACGGCCACTGCGTCCTTCACGCCGACGGCCAGCTCCACCTCCACGTTGACCCCGACCTGGACCTTCACGCCGACCGTCACCCCCACCCCGACGGCCACGGTCCCCGGCAATTTGACCGGGATCCTTTTTCCGAACCCGATCCTCCAGGGGACCCAGGTGCAGTTCTATTACAACCTTCCCGCCGCCGTGGATGAGGTGAAGGTGAAGGTCTTCACCAGCGCCTTCCGGAAGATCTTCGAAGGGACGGGTCCTTCGATCCAGCCCGGGACCTATCTTTATTCCTGGGATTGGTCCGCCCGGGGCCTGGACCTGGCCAACGGCCTTTATTACCTGGTGGTGACGGCCAAAACAGGCGGCAAAGAAACACGAAAGGTGATGAAATTGTTGGTCCTGCGCTGA
- the sucC gene encoding ADP-forming succinate--CoA ligase subunit beta has translation MKLHEYQAKEIFAKYGLPVTPGKVVKHLSEVDEALRMFPTGPWVVKAQIHAGGRGKAGGVKLAKTPEEVRQKASDILGMTLISPQTGPQGKQVKKIFITPAADYAKELYVSVVLDRSTRMPIVLASAEGGTEIEELAEHKPQAILRVPVDPIEGLHSYQARQLHIKLGLPQDKINQGASLFQKMAKIFMDLDLSLIEVNPLVVLKDGNIHCLDAKLAFEDNGLPRHKEYESWRDPDEEDPRELEAAGYGLSYISLDGYIGCLVNGAGLAMATADAIQHFGGSPANFLDVGGSASQKAVTQAFKIILSDTRVKAILVNIFGGIAKCDVIAQGIIDAAKEVGLNLPLVVRLEGTNVEQGKKLLAQSTLKYQFAASMDAAAKAVVASAKEVQA, from the coding sequence ATGAAACTTCACGAATACCAGGCCAAAGAGATCTTCGCGAAATACGGCCTGCCGGTCACCCCAGGCAAGGTCGTCAAGCACCTCTCGGAGGTGGATGAGGCCCTCCGGATGTTCCCGACGGGTCCCTGGGTGGTGAAGGCCCAGATCCACGCCGGCGGCCGCGGGAAGGCCGGCGGCGTCAAGCTGGCCAAGACCCCCGAGGAGGTCCGCCAGAAGGCCAGCGACATCCTGGGCATGACCCTCATCTCGCCCCAGACCGGGCCCCAAGGCAAGCAGGTGAAGAAGATCTTCATCACCCCGGCCGCCGATTACGCCAAGGAACTCTACGTCAGCGTGGTATTGGACCGAAGCACCCGTATGCCCATCGTGCTGGCCTCGGCCGAGGGCGGGACCGAGATCGAGGAACTGGCCGAGCACAAGCCCCAGGCCATCCTGCGCGTTCCCGTGGACCCCATCGAGGGACTGCATTCCTACCAGGCCCGCCAACTGCACATCAAGCTGGGCTTGCCCCAGGACAAGATCAACCAGGGAGCCTCCCTCTTCCAGAAAATGGCCAAGATCTTCATGGACCTGGACCTTTCCCTGATCGAAGTGAACCCGCTGGTGGTCCTCAAGGATGGGAACATCCACTGCCTGGACGCCAAACTGGCCTTCGAGGACAACGGCCTGCCCCGGCACAAGGAATACGAATCCTGGAGGGACCCGGACGAGGAGGACCCCCGCGAACTGGAGGCGGCCGGATACGGTCTCTCCTATATCTCGCTCGACGGCTACATCGGATGCCTGGTCAACGGGGCGGGGCTGGCCATGGCCACCGCCGACGCCATCCAGCATTTCGGCGGTTCGCCGGCCAACTTCCTGGACGTGGGCGGCAGCGCTTCCCAAAAGGCCGTGACCCAGGCCTTCAAGATCATCCTCTCCGATACCCGGGTGAAGGCCATTTTGGTCAACATCTTCGGCGGTATCGCCAAGTGCGACGTCATCGCGCAGGGCATCATCGACGCGGCCAAGGAAGTGGGCCTGAACCTGCCCCTGGTCGTGCGGCTGGAGGGCACCAACGTGGAGCAGGGCAAGAAGCTGCTGGCCCAGTCCACCTTGAAATACCAATTCGCCGCCAGCATGGATGCCGCCGCCAAAGCCGTGGTGGCTTCGGCGAAGGAGGTGCAAGCATGA
- the sucD gene encoding succinate--CoA ligase subunit alpha gives MSVLLDKNAKVICQGITGSAGLFHSKACREYGTKMVGGVTPGKGGSEIEGFKVFDTVEQAVAKTGANTTMIFVPALFAADAILEAAAGGIKLIVAITEGIPANDMAKVNKILKGYPDVRLIGPNCPGIITPGVAKVGIMPGYIHKPGKVGIVSRSGTLTYEAVWQVTQLGLGQSTCIGIGGDPIVGTTHIDAMEMFNKDKDTSAVIMIGEIGGSNEEEAALYVKKYMKKPVAAFIAGTSAPPGKRMGHAGAIVSGGKGTAKEKIAALEAAGIVVAQSPGQIGNALVEAMKGKKGGKKSAPAKKGKKKK, from the coding sequence ATGAGCGTCCTTCTCGACAAGAACGCCAAGGTCATCTGCCAGGGCATCACGGGCAGCGCGGGGCTCTTCCATTCCAAGGCCTGCCGCGAATACGGCACCAAGATGGTGGGAGGCGTCACGCCCGGCAAGGGCGGCAGCGAGATCGAGGGTTTCAAGGTGTTCGACACCGTCGAACAGGCGGTCGCCAAGACCGGCGCCAACACCACCATGATCTTCGTGCCGGCGCTTTTCGCGGCCGACGCCATCCTCGAGGCCGCCGCGGGCGGCATCAAGCTGATCGTGGCCATCACCGAAGGCATCCCGGCCAACGACATGGCCAAGGTGAACAAGATCCTCAAAGGCTATCCGGACGTGCGGTTGATCGGGCCCAATTGCCCCGGCATCATCACGCCGGGCGTGGCCAAGGTCGGCATCATGCCGGGCTATATCCACAAGCCCGGGAAGGTGGGCATCGTGTCCCGTTCCGGGACCCTCACCTACGAGGCGGTCTGGCAGGTCACCCAGTTGGGGCTCGGCCAGTCCACCTGCATCGGCATCGGCGGGGACCCCATCGTAGGCACCACCCACATCGACGCCATGGAGATGTTCAACAAGGACAAGGACACCAGCGCGGTCATCATGATCGGGGAGATCGGCGGCAGCAACGAGGAAGAGGCCGCCCTCTACGTGAAGAAATACATGAAGAAGCCGGTGGCCGCCTTCATCGCGGGCACCTCCGCCCCCCCGGGCAAGCGCATGGGCCATGCCGGCGCCATCGTGTCCGGCGGGAAGGGAACGGCCAAGGAGAAGATCGCGGCCCTGGAAGCGGCGGGCATCGTGGTGGCGCAAAGCCCGGGCCAGATCGGCAACGCGCTGGTCGAGGCCATGAAGGGCAAGAAGGGCGGGAAGAAGTCCGCCCCGGCCAAGAAGGGCAAAAAGAAGAAATGA
- a CDS encoding cellulase family glycosylhydrolase, with protein sequence MKRPILTVLFLALSSTALWAAPDELQVVGNRLRSISQGCTVRLKGVNTDSLEFTTAGQGPAGGITAVVANAVTQWGSNVIRLPLSQDFWFGCTNSKVGGNPVNGPNYRALVDSIVNYCSSQNAYVILDLHWSGSQTGATAPCGTGWGNATAQRYMPDDNSVTFWSSVASTYANNPAVLFDLFNEPYDYDGNGWNIWQAGGTGISYGYHTPGMQALLNTVRATGANNIVVMGGLDYAYDLSNVDSYPMTNVGNGIVYATHIYPFKGSNPWTTNDGDNKITVASSTHPILIGEFGQGNSISGYTPNPDTNGSWDQALMTWADLHGYNATAWDMHYNSCPCLLQSDWTTATTFHGVPVKNWLATPAPPCLTATPTVTPTATETPCGYPGNTCTPTDTPTPSDTPTPTDTPQAPFLPWPNPWDGTGPLNLNYQNVNGVDQVKLKVYTLAFRKVFEDDNLVITPGTWNYQLDWNNAHLNLANGLYYFVLTWKNGGKETRRVMKVILRR encoded by the coding sequence TTGAAACGCCCCATCCTGACCGTCTTGTTCCTGGCCCTTTCATCCACCGCCCTTTGGGCCGCCCCCGATGAACTGCAAGTGGTGGGGAACCGTCTCCGTTCGATCAGCCAGGGTTGCACCGTCCGGCTCAAAGGCGTCAACACCGACAGTCTGGAGTTCACCACCGCCGGGCAAGGGCCTGCGGGCGGCATCACCGCGGTGGTGGCCAATGCGGTCACCCAATGGGGCTCCAACGTCATTCGCCTGCCCTTGAGCCAGGATTTTTGGTTCGGCTGCACCAATTCCAAGGTCGGTGGGAACCCGGTCAACGGGCCCAACTATCGGGCCCTGGTGGATAGCATCGTCAATTATTGCTCCAGCCAGAACGCCTACGTGATCCTCGACCTTCATTGGTCCGGGAGCCAGACCGGCGCCACGGCCCCTTGCGGGACCGGATGGGGGAACGCCACCGCCCAGCGTTACATGCCCGACGATAACAGCGTGACCTTCTGGTCCTCGGTGGCCTCCACCTACGCCAACAATCCGGCGGTGCTTTTCGACCTCTTCAACGAACCCTACGATTACGACGGGAACGGCTGGAACATCTGGCAGGCGGGGGGCACGGGGATCAGTTACGGGTACCATACCCCCGGCATGCAGGCCCTGCTCAATACGGTGCGGGCCACGGGGGCGAACAACATCGTGGTCATGGGCGGGCTGGACTACGCCTACGACCTCTCCAACGTGGACAGCTACCCCATGACCAATGTGGGCAACGGGATCGTCTATGCCACCCACATCTATCCTTTCAAGGGGAGCAACCCTTGGACCACCAACGACGGGGACAACAAGATCACCGTCGCCTCCTCCACCCACCCGATCCTCATCGGGGAATTCGGTCAGGGCAATTCCATCTCCGGCTACACCCCCAACCCGGACACCAACGGCAGCTGGGACCAGGCCCTGATGACCTGGGCCGACCTTCACGGCTACAACGCCACCGCCTGGGACATGCATTACAACTCCTGTCCCTGCCTGCTCCAGTCCGACTGGACGACGGCCACGACCTTTCACGGGGTCCCGGTCAAGAACTGGCTCGCCACCCCCGCGCCCCCTTGCCTGACCGCCACCCCGACGGTGACGCCGACCGCCACGGAAACGCCTTGCGGCTATCCGGGCAACACCTGCACGCCCACCGACACCCCCACGCCCAGCGACACACCGACCCCGACGGACACACCGCAGGCGCCTTTCCTGCCCTGGCCCAATCCCTGGGACGGCACGGGCCCCCTGAACCTGAACTACCAGAACGTCAACGGCGTGGACCAAGTGAAGCTGAAGGTCTATACCCTGGCCTTCCGGAAAGTGTTCGAGGACGACAACCTGGTCATCACCCCCGGCACCTGGAATTACCAGCTCGATTGGAACAACGCCCATTTGAACCTGGCGAACGGCCTCTATTACTTCGTGTTGACCTGGAAGAACGGGGGCAAGGAGACGAGACGGGTCATGAAGGTCATCCTGCGGCGCTAG
- the rseP gene encoding RIP metalloprotease RseP, with protein MHLNDLIYYLEVLIAFEAMIFIHEGGHYLACKFYKVDVEEFALGFGNLLWSRKWKGTLFSIRAFPLGGFCKPKGGDLSGQSVEEIYAKPAEPGDFLFASWWKRVVIFLAGPGMNFVSGFLILVAVLMIGEKVYFERPVLGFVPPESLAYDCGFKKGDLLLKVDGKPIQDLSGDLDGTYAKLVKDPSASALFTVERGSKTLQIPLKGDVHPKKFGFGLYSSAPAVIGDVPLGTPAWKAGIRPGDKILSVDGRKVSDWLELSYVIKSGTNDHLELQVDRNGKDYPVSITRIYNGDDHVIGIQPQPSDKFTVTRMSFFQAVPEAGLRTYYFCKKYLEVIWKLVTLKMNLKDNVGGAVTIFRTLYQKAAQGIEEFLKTVISISFILGLMNLLPLGIVDGGQIILCLFEAVKRKPLSIKFQNVYQIAGFTLVGCLMLYAVGMDVWNWVMENVHRQIP; from the coding sequence ATGCATCTGAACGATCTTATCTACTACCTGGAAGTCCTGATCGCTTTCGAGGCGATGATCTTCATCCATGAGGGCGGCCATTACCTGGCCTGCAAGTTCTACAAGGTCGATGTCGAGGAGTTCGCCCTCGGCTTCGGCAACCTCCTTTGGTCCCGCAAGTGGAAGGGCACACTCTTTTCCATCCGCGCCTTCCCTCTGGGCGGTTTTTGCAAGCCCAAGGGCGGCGACCTGAGCGGCCAATCGGTCGAGGAGATCTACGCCAAGCCCGCCGAGCCGGGGGACTTCCTTTTCGCCTCCTGGTGGAAGCGGGTGGTCATCTTCCTGGCCGGTCCCGGCATGAACTTCGTCTCGGGTTTCCTGATCCTGGTGGCGGTCCTCATGATCGGCGAGAAGGTCTATTTCGAGAGACCGGTCCTGGGGTTCGTACCTCCGGAGAGCCTGGCCTATGACTGCGGTTTCAAGAAGGGGGACCTGCTCCTGAAGGTGGACGGAAAGCCCATCCAGGACCTTTCGGGCGACCTGGACGGGACCTATGCCAAGCTCGTCAAGGACCCTTCCGCCTCCGCCCTGTTCACCGTGGAACGGGGAAGCAAGACCCTCCAGATCCCCTTGAAGGGCGATGTCCACCCGAAGAAGTTCGGGTTCGGCCTTTATTCCTCCGCCCCCGCCGTCATCGGGGACGTTCCCTTGGGCACCCCGGCCTGGAAGGCGGGCATCCGCCCCGGCGACAAGATCCTGAGCGTGGACGGCCGCAAGGTCTCCGACTGGCTCGAACTTTCCTATGTGATCAAGAGCGGCACCAACGACCACCTGGAGCTCCAGGTGGACCGCAATGGGAAGGACTATCCGGTCTCCATCACCCGCATCTACAACGGGGACGACCACGTCATCGGCATCCAGCCCCAGCCCTCGGACAAGTTCACGGTGACACGCATGAGCTTCTTCCAGGCCGTGCCCGAGGCGGGCCTCCGGACCTATTACTTCTGCAAGAAATACCTGGAGGTCATCTGGAAGCTGGTCACCCTGAAGATGAACCTGAAGGACAACGTGGGCGGAGCGGTCACCATCTTCCGCACGCTCTACCAGAAGGCTGCCCAGGGCATCGAGGAGTTCCTCAAGACGGTCATCTCCATTTCCTTCATCCTGGGGCTGATGAACCTCCTGCCCCTGGGGATCGTGGACGGCGGGCAGATCATCCTCTGCCTCTTCGAGGCCGTGAAACGCAAACCCTTGTCGATCAAATTCCAGAACGTCTACCAGATCGCCGGTTTCACCCTAGTGGGCTGCTTGATGCTCTACGCAGTGGGTATGGATGTGTGGAACTGGGTCATGGAGAACGTGCACCGTCAGATCCCTTGA